In a genomic window of Elusimicrobiota bacterium:
- the dprA gene encoding DNA-processing protein DprA — MSAELESWILLNQISVIGPVRFKKLIDFFGTASKVLSVSENELLQVEGIEPKTAKIIAEERNKIDVQKEIKEAEKNGFQIIAAFMDNYPQTLKTIYDYPPVLYTKGNISERDAIAVAIVGTRRLTTYGKMVCEYLTRELVNAGITIVSGLARGIDTVAHQTAVSEKGRTIAVLGNGLSYHYPPENRKLEDRIAENGAVISEFPLHTKPDRQNFPRRNRLISGLSLGVVVVEADEKSGALITAKSAIEQGRDVFAIPGSIFSKYSKGPNTLIKEGAKLVSGVDDIINEINILKNFVEKTRKNLKVIAEHKKLDEKTDTVWNTIAFEPVHIDIISEKTNMPVEKLSVILLELVMDGLVSELPGKMYVRKAG, encoded by the coding sequence ATGTCTGCCGAGTTAGAATCCTGGATTTTGTTAAACCAGATTTCTGTTATAGGTCCTGTCAGGTTTAAAAAACTGATAGATTTTTTTGGTACCGCTTCAAAAGTATTATCTGTATCCGAAAACGAACTTTTACAGGTTGAAGGAATAGAACCAAAAACTGCCAAAATAATCGCTGAAGAAAGAAACAAGATTGATGTCCAGAAGGAGATTAAAGAAGCAGAAAAAAATGGGTTCCAAATTATCGCGGCTTTTATGGATAACTATCCACAAACATTAAAGACGATTTATGATTATCCGCCGGTGCTTTATACCAAAGGTAATATTTCCGAACGGGATGCTATTGCAGTTGCGATTGTTGGCACAAGACGGCTTACTACATATGGGAAAATGGTATGTGAATATCTGACACGGGAACTGGTAAATGCAGGGATTACAATAGTTAGTGGGCTTGCTCGTGGGATTGATACTGTTGCGCATCAAACTGCGGTTTCAGAAAAAGGCCGAACAATTGCTGTTTTAGGGAATGGGCTGTCGTATCATTATCCACCTGAAAACAGGAAGCTTGAAGACAGAATTGCAGAAAATGGTGCTGTAATTTCGGAGTTCCCATTGCATACCAAGCCAGACAGACAAAATTTTCCGAGACGGAATCGGCTAATCAGTGGACTTTCGCTTGGTGTTGTAGTGGTTGAAGCAGACGAAAAAAGTGGTGCGTTGATAACTGCCAAATCAGCGATAGAGCAAGGCAGAGATGTATTTGCAATACCGGGCAGTATTTTTTCTAAATACTCAAAAGGACCCAATACACTTATAAAAGAAGGTGCAAAACTTGTTTCAGGAGTTGATGATATAATAAACGAAATCAACATATTAAAAAATTTTGTTGAGAAAACCAGAAAGAATCTTAAAGTTATCGCCGAGCATAAAAAGTTAGACGAAAAAACAGATACGGTTTGGAATACAATCGCCTTTGAACCGGTTCATATTGATATAATATCTGAAAAAACAAATATGCCAGTTGAAAAACTTTCAGTAATTCTTTTAGAACTTGTGATGGATGGTTTGGTCTCAGAATTACCAGGCAAAATGTATGTTAGAAAGGCAGGTTAA
- the ychF gene encoding redox-regulated ATPase YchF, which translates to MQIGIIGLPNVGKSTLFNALTNAHVGVADYPFTTIEPNVGIVSVPDTRLTKLGELYKPEKLTPTTIKFVDIAGLVKGASKGEGLGNKFLSHIREMDALVQVVGCFRENASIVDEIEIIKTELFLADLEVVVKRISAIASRAKCGIKEAKEELEILYKIKSDIEIGQMSKLELADIKLLSSIPVVYIANVKETNYKLQITNYKLIPINAKLEEELLELSTDDKKELSLNSELDKLILASYKLLDLIIFYTTVGTEIRAWQIKKGTTAQKSAGKIHTDFEKNFIRAEVFNFAELEKYGSEKILHEKGLVATEGKDYIVKDGDILRIKI; encoded by the coding sequence ATGCAAATCGGGATTATTGGATTGCCGAATGTAGGGAAGTCAACACTTTTTAATGCACTTACCAATGCGCATGTTGGGGTTGCCGATTACCCATTTACAACTATTGAGCCCAATGTAGGTATTGTTTCTGTACCTGATACTCGGCTGACAAAACTTGGCGAACTTTACAAACCAGAAAAACTTACACCAACCACAATCAAGTTTGTAGATATAGCAGGGCTTGTAAAAGGTGCCTCAAAAGGTGAAGGGCTTGGGAATAAATTTCTTTCGCATATAAGAGAAATGGATGCGTTAGTTCAGGTGGTTGGTTGTTTCCGAGAAAACGCTTCTATTGTTGATGAAATTGAAATTATAAAAACTGAACTTTTTCTTGCTGATTTAGAAGTTGTTGTAAAACGAATTTCTGCAATTGCTTCACGAGCAAAATGCGGGATTAAAGAAGCAAAAGAAGAACTTGAGATTCTGTATAAAATTAAATCTGATATTGAAATAGGACAAATGTCCAAATTAGAACTTGCTGATATAAAATTGCTTTCTTCAATTCCAGTAGTTTATATTGCGAATGTAAAAGAGACAAATTACAAATTACAAATTACAAATTACAAATTGATTCCAATAAATGCAAAACTTGAAGAAGAACTTTTAGAACTTTCAACCGACGACAAAAAAGAGTTGAGTCTAAACTCAGAATTAGATAAACTGATACTTGCAAGTTACAAACTGCTTGATTTAATCATATTCTATACGACTGTTGGAACTGAAATCCGCGCATGGCAGATAAAGAAAGGTACAACTGCCCAGAAATCAGCAGGTAAAATCCATACTGATTTTGAAAAGAATTTTATCAGGGCAGAGGTATTCAATTTTGCTGAACTTGAAAAATACGGTTCTGAAAAGATACTTCATGAAAAAGGACTCGTCGCTACCGAAGGCAAGGACTATATAGTTAAAGATGGTGATATTTTAAGAATAAAAATTTGA